The genomic segment TGACGTTTCAGCGGCGCAGGCGGAGGGAGTTGGCGAGAACGCTGACAGAGCTGAGCGCCATCGCAATGCTGGCGAGAACCGGGCTGAGCAGGATGTGCAAGTGCGGGTAGAGGACGCCGGCGGCAATGGGGATTCCGATGACGTTATAGATGAGTGCCCAGCCGAGGTTTTGGCGCATGATGCGCACGGCCCGTCGGCTGAGGCGGATCGCGGCGGGGATCAGCGCGAGATCGGAGTGGAGAAGGAGCACGTCGCCGGCTTCGCGGGCGAGGTCGGTGCCGGCGGCCATGGCGAAGCCGGCGTCGGATTGAGCGAGGGAGGCGGCGTCGTTGATGCCGTCGCCGGCCATGCCGACGCGGCGGTGCTTCCACCCCAGCGAACGAGTTCGCTGGGGGCCCCGGTGCTGCGATTGGAGCTCCCGGATGGTATCGAGCTTGCCGCTGGGGAGGAGTGAAGCGCGAACGTCGGCGATGCCGACTTCGCGGGCGATGGCTTCGGCGGAGAGCTGCGTGTCGCCGGTGAGCATCAGGGTTTCGATCTTTAGCTGAGTAAGACTTCTGATGGCGGCTGCGGCTTCGGGGCGGAGCTGGTCGGTGGCGAAGAAGACGGCTTGTGGCTGGCTGTCAATCAGCAGATAGATCGGCGTGGCGTGGGTGAGTTCGGCGGGTGAGGCAAGCGCGGGATCGAGGATGCGCGTGGGTAGGAGCGAGGCGTTACCGAGGAGGATCTCGCGGCCGACGGCAATTGCGCGGATGCCGATGCCGGGGAGGATTTCGACATCCGTGATCGCAGGGAGCAGTTGTGAGTGTGAGGAAGCGAAGGTGACGACGGCTTCGGCGACCGGGTGCGTGGAGGAGCGCTCAACCGCGGCTGCCAGGGCGAGAAGATCTTTGCGCGGCAGCAGCGGATTCGGAACCGTTGCGAAGTGCGCGATGTGCGGCTTGCCTTCGGTGAGGGTTCCCGTCTTGTCGAGCGCGAGTGTGTCGATGACGGCGATTCGCTCGATGGCTTCGCCGCCTTTAATGAGGAGGCCGGTGCGGGCGGCGCGGCCGATGGCGACGGTGATTGCGGCAGGGACGGCGAGGCCCATCGCGCAAGGGCAGGCAATGATGAGCACGGCGATGGCTATGGCGGAAGGTTGTGCGAGGCCGTCGTGACGGCCGGCAGTGTTGAGCGCGATGGCCCAGGCAGTGAACGAGAGCGCGCCGAGCGCGAGGATCGCCGGGACGAAGATGGCGCTGACGCGGTCGGCGAGGCGCTGCATGGGGGCGCGGGAGGACTGCGCCTGCGCAAGCATCCGCTGCATCTGCGCGAGTGTGGACGCGCTGCCCACCGCGGTGGCGCGGAGGACGAGAACGCCGTCGAGGTTGAGTGTGCCGCTGATGAGGCGATCGCCGGGGGAGCGTGTGGCGGGCAGCGGTTCGCCGGTGAGCATGGATTCGTCGACGGAGCTGCGGCCGAGGAGGATGACGCCGTCGACGGGGATTCGGTCGCCGGGAAGGATGCGGAGGATGTCGCCGGTCGCGAGGGCGTCGGTGGGGAGGATCGTTTCGGGTGCGGAGGCGAAGTCGGGGTGCTCGGCTGCGGGATCGATGTCGAGCAGGCGTGCAGTTGCAGCGGTGAGTTGGGCAAAGCCGCGGATGGAGCGAGTGGCCTGGCGGCGGGCGCGAGCTTCGAGCCAGCGACCGGCGAGGAGGAACCCGAGGATCAGGATGACGGACTCGAAGTAGACGTCGGCGGTGGATGTGCGGGCGCGGATTGTCGCGAGGAGTGAGGCGGCAAAGGCGCTGAGGGTGCCGATCGCGACGAGGGTGTTCATGTTGGTCGCGCGATGGCGGGCGGCACGCCAGGCCGCGAGATATATCTCCGGGGCGGCGAAGAGCATCACCGCGACGGACAGCAGGCAGAGGAACCAGCGCAGCGGTTGTGCGGGGAGGGACATCAGAGCTGCGGGCGTAAGGGGCGCGAGCAGGCGCGCGAGGAAGTTCAGCAGCGGATCGGCGCTGGGATTCGCCATCATCAACGGCATCGAGAGGATCATCGCGACGGCGCCGGCGATGAGGCTCACGGTAACGCGTAGGCCAAGCGCTCGCTCGCGTGGCTCTGCGGATGCCTGGGAGGCATCGATTGTTTGGTTTTCAGAGGGGAGGGAGGCGTCGTAGCCGGCGTGGCGTACGGCTTCGATGAGGGGTTGCGGCTGGAGGGGGTGGGTGGAGGTGATCTGGGCGGAGTTGGCGAGGAGGTTGACGGTGGCGGACTCGACACCGGGGACGGAGCACAGGGCGCGCTCGACGTGATGCTGGCAGGCGGCGCAGCTCATCCCGGCGATCTGGAGGGTCTGCTGAGTCATCTCTGGGACGTCAGTTCTGGATGTGTGCAGGATAGCCTGCGACGCGGAGGGCCTCCTGGAGCTGCTCTGGGTCGGACTCTGTCTGGACGCGGGCGGCGCCGATGCGGACCTCTTCGGCGTGCGTGTTGGGCAGCGCGTTGAGCGTCTGGGTCACGCGGCGGACGCAGGATCCGCAGTGCATGTTTTCGATGGTCAGATTCAGAGTTGGCATGCGGATTCGATGCGAGAGGCGACTGAAAGTAGCGGCGGAGGTGGGTACCCCCCCTCCCCCCTGTTTTTGCGCAAAATCTTCAAACGAGAGAATTTAGGCTTGGACCTAATGGTGCGCGGCTACGGCACGGTTATTAGGCGGGGGGTGGCCGGGGCCCGGGGTTTGTCAAGTGGAGTGGGCGAGGGCAAAGGCAAGAGCGGGTCGGGTTCAGTTTTCAGTTGCCAGTTTTCAGTTCTCAGTTAAAGCAGATCCCCTGTGTGGATGACAGAAAGAAAGGCAAAGGCAAAGGCAAAGGCAAGAGCAAAGGCGGGGTAGCTTCGCTTCGGTCAGGGTTCGGGGACGAAGCGGTAGCCGACGCCGCGGACCGTGAGGAAGTGGCTGGGGTGGGCGGGGTCGGGCTCGAGGTAGCGACGGAGGCGGACGAGGAAGTTGTCGATGGCGCGGGTATCTGTGTCTTCGTGGACGCGCCAGACGTTTTCGAGCAGCTCTTTGCGGGCGATGATCTTGTTGGGGCGCTCGAGAAGGTAGCGGAGGAGATCGGCTTCCATGACGGTGAGGTGGATCGTTTCGGCAGGGCCGCGGATTTCGAGGGTGTCGAGGTCGATGGTGCGGTCGCCGAGGGTGAAGACGGGCTGCTGCGGTTCGGCGGGTTGAGCGGCGGAGGGTTGGGCTGGTGTGGCGTTGGGGGTCGACGCCCAGTGGACGCGGCGGAGCAGGCTGGAGAGGCGTGCGAGGAGGATGGTGAGGTCGAAGGGCTTGGGGAGGTAATCGTCGGCGCCGGCGGAGAAGCCTTCGACGATGTCCTCGGTGCGGCCACGCGCGGTGAGCATGAGGACGGGGATGAAGCGGCCTGACTCGCGGAGCGCGCGGAGGATGGAGAAGCCGTCCTGGCCGGGGAGCATGACGTCGAGAAGGACGGCGGCAGGCGGCTCGGGAGTGTTCAGGAGCCAATGCAGTGCGGAGTTGCCATCAGCCTCGTGGTGGGTGCGGTAGCCCTCGGCCTGGAGGTTGAAGAGGAGTCCCTGAGCGAGGTGCTCCTCGTCCTCGACGATGGCGATGAGAGGGGATGGCATGGGGGTGATTGTAAGGGGAGTTAGGCGTAGGGAGTGAGGAGTTAGGGATGAGTGAATAGTGAGTAGTGAATATTGAATAAGGCAAAAGCGGCTACCGTCGCTGCGGGCGGCCAGAAGGACTATTTGGCGAAGACTTCGGTTTCAGGCGGAGGTTGAGTCGAGGCGCAGGCGGATTTGAGCGGTTCCGGCGCGACACGCAGCGAAGGATCGCACAGCTCTTTCCAGCGCATTCGTAGCAGCGTACTCTGCAAGCCTGGACTCATCGCAGCGAACTGCTCCGCTATGACCGCACGGACGCTTGCTGCGTCCATCGGGTTTAGGCTGTGACCGCTCATTATTAGGTAGTAGGCCGTCTGCTCACGATTCGAGCCGGTTCGCTGCGGAAGCGTAGCAACGATCTCTCCAAGTTCGCGGTCATATTCCTCAACCACTTCTTTGTGCGGAAGCATTCTTCCGGGTACTCCGTGACTGTAGTACAGCTCGAAGGTCTCGTTCTGAAGGAACGCTTTGGTCTGTTGCAGCGCGGACTGAAGCACGCCCGTTGGGATCCGTTGCGTATCGAGCCAAGCCGCCTGGAGAAGCTCCAATTGCAACTGAAGATTTCGCGAGTGGGCCAGACCGTTGAGCATTACCAGACCGGTATCGTCGTCACTGCCGTCTTCCTTATCCGCGAGAATCCAGCGGACTTTTGCGCGGACTGCATCATCTCCCTGAAGGTAAGAGAGCCGAATCGCCGCCTCGCGACGTGCCTCCGTCTGTTTGTCGAAGCGCGCTTCGTCGGCGGCAAGGGCGGCGCCGAACTCGCGCATTAATTCCATGATGCGTTGCGGATCGGCGGGTGGGTTCTTCTGCATCTGCTCAAGTTCAGTCGCGAGAGGCTGCTGCTGTTTCTTGAGGTCATCGGAGGGCGGGGCCTGCGGTTTTTTCTCAATCTGACTCGAAAGCTGAGCGACCAGTAGGCTCTCCTCATGCTCGTCGCGCGGCAAGATGTCTATTCCGACAGGATTTGTCGTCTCGCTCCATCTTGGGACGCAACACTGAGTTCCGGGCGGAATGCCTGTTCTGGATGGAATCACGCGGCTGGTTTGTATCGTTATCTCGTAATGGCCGGGCTGCTGGAAGACGACGCTCCGGTTCAACATGACCGGAATCCGAACCGGGTCCCGACCAAGATCCTGTGGCGAGCCGCCCGGCTGGGCCCCCACAGAATAAAACCAACCGTCAGACGGTGTGACATTCACGAGGTCCTGGGGTGCATTGAACCTGTTGGTGTCCGTGGCGACGGCGTATCCGGGGGACTGGGCGGTGAACACAAGGTCGAGCGTGATTGGATCGCCAAGCTTGAACTGGGTCTGATTCTCGTGTGGCTCCAGGCGAACAGTGATACCGGAGTTATCTGTTGGCAGGATGGCCGTCGGCTGCTGCGCCAACCCCGGACGGCATGAGAGCCCCACCGCAGAGACGGTGATGAACGAGACGAGAGGGCGCACGCATGCCACGGTCTGAACCTCTGGACAGTTATGCGAGAAATGGTGAACGAAACTGCTTTAAGTTGATCCGCGCACCAGCATACAGCACTGGTCGGATCTGGACGGGACCGGCAAACGGGCAAAAACAACGCAGATCCCCTTCGGGGGATGACAGAAAGAAGGGCAAAAGCACTCGCGCGCTACCATGCGCGATAACCCACCCTTTCACGATGAAACCGTGAAAGGGTAGGCCACCCGGTTCCTTTCCTCACGATGGAGCGATGAAAAGATGGGCCACCCGGCAAAAGCAGGTCCTTCCGCTTCGGCAAGCTCAGGGTCAGGATGACAGAAAGAAGGGCAAAAGCAAAGCAAGAGCAAAACACTCGCGCGTCTTAACGCGCGATGCCCACCTTAGCGACGATGAAGCCGTCGCGAAGATGGGGCACCCGATTGTTCGCTGATTGGTTCGGGCTATTGGTGGGCGGTGGTGGTGTCGGGGGCGGTGCTGGCGGTTTCGGTGGTCTTCTGCTCGGAGGGAAGCTTGTGCTCTTCGAGAGCAAGGGCCTCGGGCATGAAGGTGAGGGCCTGCTTGATCTGCGGATCCCACTCGGCGCGGACCTTCAGGCCTTCGGCCTGGCCGAACTGGGAGGTGAAGAGCTCGGCTTTGATCATGGCCTTGGTCCAGTCGAGATTGTCGGCGAAGTCCTTCTCGGTGTAGTCGATCTTCTGCGAGTGCAGGAAGTTCTGGAACTCGCTGAGCACGGCATCATCGACGGTGAAGTCGCGCGAGATGGTGTGGTTGGCCAGATAGTGCGTCGAGAAGTCGAAGAAGGCGCGGTGCGGAGGGGTGAGAAGCAGCTCCTGGAAGTGAGTGGTCTTGATCTCCGGAATCTTCTCGTCGGGGGTGATGCCGCCGCCGCCGTAGACCGGACGGCCGGCGTCGGTCAGTTTGACTTCGCGATTGGTTTTGTCGGCGGGCAGCGCGTCATTGCGAACATAGTAGTAGTCATACAGCGAAACGTTGTTGTAGTTGCGCTGGATGAGGCGGCCGGACGGCGTGTAGTAATGGAAGGTCGTCAGGGCGAGACCGGTGTTCTCGGAGATCGGGAAGACGGTCTGGACGAGCCCTTTGCCGAAGGTGGTTTCGCCGACGATGAGGGCACGGTCGTGATCCTGCAGAGCGCCGGAGACGATCTCGGCGGCGGAGGCGGTGTCGCGGTTCACGAGAACGACGACGGGGTACTTGAGGTTAGAGCCGGTCGGCGCGCGGTAGACCTGATCCGGGAAGGCGCGGCCGCGCTGGGAGACGACGATCTGACCCTTCTGGAGGAACTTGTCGGCGGTATTGACGGCCTCGTTGAGCAGGCCGCCGGGGTTTTCGCGGAGGTCGATGACCAGACCCTGGCAATTGGGGCCGAACTTGTCCAGCGCTTCCTGGACCTCGTGGGAGGTGGTCTCCATGAACTGGGTGACGTGGATATAGCCGACGTTCGGCTTGATCATGAAGGCGATGTCGACGGAGTAGCGGGGAATCTCGTCGCGAACCAGGTCGAAGACGAGGGGCTTGGCCGAGCCCTCACGCGCCATGGTGACGCTGACGTGAGTGCCGCGGGGCCCTTTGAGCATGGAGGCGACGGCGGCGGAGTCCATGTTCTCCGTGGACTTGCCGTCGACGGCGAGGATGACGTCGCCGGGGCGGATTCCGGCCTTGTAGGCGGGGGTGCCCTCAAACGGGGCGAGCACGACGATCTTGTTTTCCTGCGGCTGGATCTGCATGCCGACGCCGTAGTACTTGCCGTGCTGGTCTTCGCGCATCTGGGCGAAGGCTTTGGGATCGTAGAAGTTCGAGTGGGGGTCGAGCACGTGGAGCATGCCCGGGATGGCGCCGTCGTAGATGGATTTGTCGACCTGGTCGGTGTTGAGCTTGTCCGCGTAGTTCTGCTCGACGAGGGCGTAGACGTCGGTGAACTGCTTCATGGAGTCGCGGAGGGTGGACTCGTCGGAGGCGGATTGAGCGGCGACGCGACCGCCGATGATGGAGCCGGTGACGCCGCAGGCAGTAAGGAAGATGGCTGCGGAAAAGAGGGCGCGGCGGGTACGCGAAGTCATGGCGGGGAAGGAACCTCGAACGAGAGCAGACAAGGCCCGGAAAGTGCGGAAATCGGGCCGCTGCACGTTGGACGAGTATAGCATTCGGGCGGTGAGCATCGGGCGGTGACGATAGGGCGAGTCGATGGCAAGCAGAGGGGCTTGCGCGCAGGTAGAATGGTCGCACTGGATGACCTCAGGCAGGCGATGCGGTCGAACTAACAGCGCTGCAGAGCGGCTGGCAGCCCGGGTCGGGATGACCTGGGTCGGGCGGGCCGGAGAGTCTGCTGCGAGGAGAGGTCCCCGAAGGAACGGATGATCAGGAAGCGCAATTATTCCCAGGCTTTTAGCCGGTTTCAGTTTCAGCGTATGAGCCGGTTTGCCGGCGTGGTTCTGGCAGCGTCGCTGGCTGCCACCCCGAGTTTGCTGGCGCAGGTAAGCGCTCAGCAGCCGAACTACCCGGTTCCGGGCGGCGGCGTGACGCCTGCTCCGCAGCCCCAGCTTCAGCTTCCTCCACTGCCGGCAGCGACGCCCATCACGCCGAACGGAACGGTCGTGGAGGATGTGGTCGCGCGCGTGAATGATCAGATCATCACGCGGAGCGAATACGCGCGGGCCGAGCAGCAGTTGATGGAGCAGGCGCGGCAGGAGAATGTGCCGGAAGCCGATGTTCAGGCAAAGCTGCATGACCTGCTGCGCGACATGATCGACCAGCAGTTGTTGCTGTCGAAGGGCAAGGAACTGGGCGTTACGGGCGATGCGGAGACGATGCGGCGGCTGGACGACATCCGCAAGCAGAATCATCTGGACTCGATGGAAGCGCTGCAGAAGGCGGCGGAGCAGCAGGGTGTGTCGTTTGAGGATTTCAAGCAGCAGATCCGCAACCAGGTAATCAGCAATGACGTGGTGCAGCAGGAGGTGGGACGCCATCTGAACCTGACGCGAGCGGAGGAAGAGAAGTACTACAAGGAGCATGGGAAGGATTTTGAGGTGCCGGAGCAGGTGCACCTGAGCGAGATCCTGATTCCCACTCCGGACAATGCGACCGATGCGCAGGTGGCGGCAGCGCAGCAGAAGGCGGATGCGGTAGAGGCGAAGCTGAAGGGCGGCGCGAACTTCGCGGATACGGCGAAGGCTGACTCGGGCGGACCGACGGCCGCGGCGGGTGGCGACCTGGGCGACTTCAAGCGCGGAATGCTGGGCGATGTGCTGGAGAAGGCGACGTTCTCGCTGCCGGCAGGGAGCTATACGCAGCCCATCCGGACGCGACAGGGATTCGTGATTTTGAAGGTGGACAGCCATCAGCAGGCGGGGATTCCGCCGCTGGAGACTGTGGAGCGGCAGGTGGAGGAGGCGATTTACTTCCAGCAGCTGCAGCCGGCGCTGCGCGCTTACCTGACGAAGGCGCGCGAGGATGCGTACATCGACATCAAGCCGGGGTTTGTGGATTCGGGCGCGGCCAAGCAGCAGACCAAGCCTGAGTTCACCGCGTATGCTCCTCCTCCGCCGAAGAAGAAGACGGTGAAGAAGCAGCGCGTGGAGCAGGAGAAGGCTGCGAGGGCGCAGGCGGATCTGGCGGCAGCGCGTGAGAAGGAAGCTCAGAAGCAGGCAGCCAAAGCTGCGGTTGCTTCGGGTGGAAAAGCGCCGAAGAAACAGAAGATCCATCGCGAGAAGATTCGCTACGGGCAGGCGCCGGAGAAGGCGCTGCCGGGCGGCACGACGCAGACGGCGGAGGCGGGGAATGACGCTCAGCCGCTGGGGCAGACGGCGGGAGCGGCGATGGCGCCTTCCGAGTCGGTGACGACGCTGACGACGGGTACGGGTGCCGACGAGAACAGCACCGACGCGTTGGCGCCGAAGCCGGTGGCGGAGCGCAAGACGCGCTTCACGGATCGGGAAAAAGAGACGGAAGCGGCACGTGCGGAGCAGAAGGTCAGCAAGGCAGAGGTGAAAGCGTCGAAGCGGCCAGTTGCGGCGACGTCCCAGCAGACAGCTGACGAGAAGACGCGCGCGGCTCCGCTGGGCCTGAACGGGAATACAGGAAAGAAGAAAAAGGCGAAGGTAAAGCGGGTGAAGGGCGAGCCGAAGGAGCGGATGCAGGAGAAGCCGAAGCCGGTGGATACAACCCCGACCGTCGCTCCGACGGTGAACCCGGCGCTGGGCGGCACGGCGCCGGCGGCACAGGATGCGCCGGCAAACCAGGCTCCGGCGGCAGGAACGCAGGCTCCGGCTCCGGGAACGGCTACGCCCCAGTAGAGCGGTTGTGAACCTGCTTTCTCACGGAAGAGCCCCGGTATTCGGGGCTCTTGCCATATTCTGAGACGAACCGATGAAAGACTTCTTTGTTGCCGATGCGGCGCGCTTTGAGAACCAGGTGGTCACGACCTTCTTCTGTTTGGCGTCGATTAGTTTGAGGGACCGCAAGGGCGGTGGCGGGCAGTATCTTGCGCTGACGCTGTCGGATAAGACCGGGCAGTTCGAGGCAAGGATGTGGGAGGAGTTCGCGAACGTTGTGGAGACGTGCGCGGAGGGCTGCTACGTCAAAGTGCAGGGACAGATTTCGAAGTACAACGGCAAGTTTCAGATCACGCTGACGCGGATGCGTCCGGCGGCCGAGGGCGAGATCGAATCGGCGGACTTCGTGCCGACCACGCAGTACGAGGTTCCCGCGATGATGGCGGAGCTGCGCGGGTATGTGGAGAGGTTTGCGAATCCGCATCTGCGCGCGCTGGTGCTGAGGTTCTTCGATGATCCGGGGATTGGCGCGGCGTTTCAGGAGGCGCCGGCGGCGAAGCGGCTGCATCATGCGTGGCTGGGCGGGTTGCTGGAGCATGTGCTGGCGCTGGTGCGGGTGTGTCGGGCGACTGCGCCGTTTTATCCGGAGGTCGATCCGGACCTGCTGGTGACCGGAGCGATTCTGCACGACATCGGCAAGGTGCGGGAGCTGAGCTGGCGGTCAAATTTCAACTACACGCTGGAAGGGCAGCTCGTCGGGCACATCACGATCGCGCAGCGGATGCTGGCAGAGGCAATCTCTGCGATGGATGCGGAGGCGCGTGAGCGCGCGCAGGTGAATGGCGAAGAGCCTGTGGTGTTTCCGGAGCCGCTGCGTGTGCTGGTGGAGCACATGATCCTGGCGCATCATGGCAAGCTGGAGTTCGGTTCGCCGAAGCTGCCTATGACGCCGGAGGCGATGCTGCTGAGTGCGCTGGACGATCTCGAGGCTAAGTTCCAGACGATGCGCGCGGAGTTTGCGGCGGCTCGGGACGCGGGTCGGCGGCCTGATGAGCCGACGGAGTGGGTGCGGTCGATGGACCGGAACCTGTTCGATTCGCGCAGATTTCTGGAGTCGCAGGCGCCATCGAAGGATGTGATCAGCCCGCCGGTGCAGGAGGAAGAACCGCAACAAGCAGAGCACGCCTCCACTCCGAAATCCATTGAGGATCAGCCCTTCGAGTTTCGAGAGATCTGATGAAGTGGGCGCAGGGGCGGCGGGCGCGGATTCTTTTCTCGATATCCGCCGTGTTTTTGTGGGTTGCCGCAGCTTCTGCGCAGGTCTTTGACATCACTCACTTCGGAGCGAAGCCGAACTCAAGCGAGCCGGCAACGGGTGCGTTTGCGAGCGCTATTGCTGCGGCGAAAGCGGCGGGCGGAGGGACGGTCTTTGTGCCGGCAGGGCACTACATCTCCGGGCCGATCGAGTTGATCTCGCATTTGAAACTGGAGTTTGGACCGGGATCAGTGGTGGAGTTTCCGGCGCAGAAACTGCCGCTGACGTGGGGGCGGCAGCAGGGCGTGGAGACGTTGACGCCGGTGCCGCTGATTGGCGGACATGATCTCGAGGACGTGACGATCACGGGCACGGGAACGCTGGTGAGCTCGAATGCGGATTGGATGAAGCTGCATCCGCGCAAGCTGGGCGAAGCGAATCATGCGGTGAGTAATGAGTACGCGACAGGCAAGCAGATGGATGACGTCGGCTCGGCGAACGGGCCGAACTGGGAGCGGCTGCTGAGCGATCTGGAGGCGCACAAGACGATTCCTCGCGCGGAGTATGAGGCTGCGGGTGAGGAGCTGCGGCCATCGTTTGTGCGGCTGATGAACTCGAAACGTGTGCTGATCGAAGATGTGCACTTTGAGGGCTCGCCGATGTGGACGGTGCACCTGCTGTACACCGAGTGGGCGACGGTGAGGAATGTGGTGATCGAGACCTATCCGGGCGTGCACACGGACGGAATCGTTGTGGACAGCTCGCGGTTTGTGCATTTGACGGACGACTACATCGATACAGGTGATGACGGGATTGTGATCAAGTCCGGCAAGGACGCGGACGGCTTGCGCGTGAACCGACCGGCGGAGGATGTCACGATCACGGGATGCACGGTGCATCATGCGCATGGAGCGGTGACGATTGGCTCGGAGACCTCTGGATCTGTGCGGAATATTGTCGCGGCGAATATCACGGCGGTGGAGACAGAGGCCGGCATACGCATCAAGAGCCGGCGCGGGCGCGGAGGCGAGGTGTCGGATGTGCGGTTCAGTAACTGGACGATGCGGAATGTGGGGCGCGCGATAGAGGTGACGAACTTCTATCGTATGGAAGGCGAGAAGCCGAATCTGGATGAGGCCGAGCCGGTGAATGCAGGCACGCCGCGCTTTCGCGATATCGCGATCAATGGCGTGACGGTGGATGGAGCGAAGGAACTGGTGGTGATCGATGGGCTGCCGGAGAGCCCGATCGATGGACTGCGGCTGATAGATGTTGTGGGTTCGGGGCAGAGCGGACTGGTTGCGTCCTATGCGACGGACCTGCAGTTGAGCGGCGTTGAGCTGAATGTGGAGAACGGCGTGCCATTTCGCTTCAGTAATACTCGGGACCTCGTGCTGGATCGCGTGACGTCGCGGAGGCATCCGGCGGACGTGCAGGTCATTGAGCGACGCTGAGCGCAACGAGCGAAGCGGCTCGCTATAATCGCTTAATCAGCGCATATTGATTTGGTTTCGGCGCGTCTTTTTTCTTTTATGCTTCGATTTTCTACAGCGGGTGAGAGCCATGGTGAGGCTCTGGTTGCACTGATCAGCGGATTGCCCGCGGGTATTCCGGTTGACCAGGAGTTCGTGAACCGCGAGTTGTGGCGGCGTCAGCAGGGATATGGGCGCGGCGGCCGCATGCGGATCGAGAAGGACGAAGCGCACATTCTCTCCGGCGTGCGGCATGGCAAGACGATTGGCTCACCGATTGCGATGACGCTGGCGAATCGCGACTGGAAGAACTGGGAACAGATTCTGCCGGTTGAGGGTGGCGATGCGTCGCAGCATAAGGCTGTGGCGAGCCCGCGGCCGGGGCATGCGGATCTTGCGGGTGCGCTGAAGTACGACTTTAAGGATGCGCGTTACGTGCTGGAGCGGGCGAGCGCGCGCGAGTCGGCGGCGCGAGTGGCGTGTGGCGCGCTGGCGAAGCTGCTGCTGCGGGAGCTTGGAGTGCAGGTCGTGAGCCACGTTGTTCGCGTGGGAACAGCGCAGCTTGCGCGCGAGGTTTCGTTTGATGAGGTCGCAGCGATTGCTGGCCGCGACGAGGTGATGCTCGCGTGTGCGGATGCGGAGTCCGAGGCCGCGATGAAGGGCGAGGTCGACAAGGCGCTGCGCACGGGTGATACGGTCGGCGGAGTGTTTGAGGTGATTGTGCACGGGCTGCCGCCGGGCATCGGCACGCACGTGAATTGGGATGAGCGGCTGGATGGCTTGCTGGCGCAGGCGCTGATGAGTCTGCAGGCGGTGAAGGCGGTTGAGCTTGGACGCGGAGTCACGGCAGCCGAATCGCCAGGGTCCGCGGTGCACGATGCGATTGCGTATGCGAGCGAGGGAGAGGGCTCGGGCGAGGGCTTCACGCGATTCCGCCGCGAGAGAAATAATGCTGGTGGGGTTGAGGGCGGCATGTCGAACGGCGAGGATGTCGTGGTGCGCGGCTATCTGAAGCCGATCTCGACGCTGCGTCGGCCGCTTGGCTCGGTGTCGTTTGAGACGCGCGAGGCGACGAAGGCATCGTATGAGCGGTCGGATGTTTGCGTCGTGCCGGCGGCGGGAGTTGCGGGCGAGGCCATGGTTGCGCTGACGATTGCGCGGTTGGTGCTGGAGAAGTTCGGCGGCGACAGCCTGAATGAATTGAAGCGCAACTTCCACGGATATTGCGAACAGATTCGAGCGTTTTGAATATGAGCGAAAAGAAGGAAAACGAGAGCGCAACTGCCGT from the Acidobacteriaceae bacterium genome contains:
- a CDS encoding heavy-metal-associated domain-containing protein — translated: MPTLNLTIENMHCGSCVRRVTQTLNALPNTHAEEVRIGAARVQTESDPEQLQEALRVAGYPAHIQN
- a CDS encoding S41 family peptidase gives rise to the protein MTSRTRRALFSAAIFLTACGVTGSIIGGRVAAQSASDESTLRDSMKQFTDVYALVEQNYADKLNTDQVDKSIYDGAIPGMLHVLDPHSNFYDPKAFAQMREDQHGKYYGVGMQIQPQENKIVVLAPFEGTPAYKAGIRPGDVILAVDGKSTENMDSAAVASMLKGPRGTHVSVTMAREGSAKPLVFDLVRDEIPRYSVDIAFMIKPNVGYIHVTQFMETTSHEVQEALDKFGPNCQGLVIDLRENPGGLLNEAVNTADKFLQKGQIVVSQRGRAFPDQVYRAPTGSNLKYPVVVLVNRDTASAAEIVSGALQDHDRALIVGETTFGKGLVQTVFPISENTGLALTTFHYYTPSGRLIQRNYNNVSLYDYYYVRNDALPADKTNREVKLTDAGRPVYGGGGITPDEKIPEIKTTHFQELLLTPPHRAFFDFSTHYLANHTISRDFTVDDAVLSEFQNFLHSQKIDYTEKDFADNLDWTKAMIKAELFTSQFGQAEGLKVRAEWDPQIKQALTFMPEALALEEHKLPSEQKTTETASTAPDTTTAHQ
- a CDS encoding heavy metal translocating P-type ATPase, with amino-acid sequence MTQQTLQIAGMSCAACQHHVERALCSVPGVESATVNLLANSAQITSTHPLQPQPLIEAVRHAGYDASLPSENQTIDASQASAEPRERALGLRVTVSLIAGAVAMILSMPLMMANPSADPLLNFLARLLAPLTPAALMSLPAQPLRWFLCLLSVAVMLFAAPEIYLAAWRAARHRATNMNTLVAIGTLSAFAASLLATIRARTSTADVYFESVILILGFLLAGRWLEARARRQATRSIRGFAQLTAATARLLDIDPAAEHPDFASAPETILPTDALATGDILRILPGDRIPVDGVILLGRSSVDESMLTGEPLPATRSPGDRLISGTLNLDGVLVLRATAVGSASTLAQMQRMLAQAQSSRAPMQRLADRVSAIFVPAILALGALSFTAWAIALNTAGRHDGLAQPSAIAIAVLIIACPCAMGLAVPAAITVAIGRAARTGLLIKGGEAIERIAVIDTLALDKTGTLTEGKPHIAHFATVPNPLLPRKDLLALAAAVERSSTHPVAEAVVTFASSHSQLLPAITDVEILPGIGIRAIAVGREILLGNASLLPTRILDPALASPAELTHATPIYLLIDSQPQAVFFATDQLRPEAAAAIRSLTQLKIETLMLTGDTQLSAEAIAREVGIADVRASLLPSGKLDTIRELQSQHRGPQRTRSLGWKHRRVGMAGDGINDAASLAQSDAGFAMAAGTDLAREAGDVLLLHSDLALIPAAIRLSRRAVRIMRQNLGWALIYNVIGIPIAAGVLYPHLHILLSPVLASIAMALSSVSVLANSLRLRR
- a CDS encoding response regulator transcription factor; protein product: MPSPLIAIVEDEEHLAQGLLFNLQAEGYRTHHEADGNSALHWLLNTPEPPAAVLLDVMLPGQDGFSILRALRESGRFIPVLMLTARGRTEDIVEGFSAGADDYLPKPFDLTILLARLSSLLRRVHWASTPNATPAQPSAAQPAEPQQPVFTLGDRTIDLDTLEIRGPAETIHLTVMEADLLRYLLERPNKIIARKELLENVWRVHEDTDTRAIDNFLVRLRRYLEPDPAHPSHFLTVRGVGYRFVPEP
- a CDS encoding peptidylprolyl isomerase → MIRKRNYSQAFSRFQFQRMSRFAGVVLAASLAATPSLLAQVSAQQPNYPVPGGGVTPAPQPQLQLPPLPAATPITPNGTVVEDVVARVNDQIITRSEYARAEQQLMEQARQENVPEADVQAKLHDLLRDMIDQQLLLSKGKELGVTGDAETMRRLDDIRKQNHLDSMEALQKAAEQQGVSFEDFKQQIRNQVISNDVVQQEVGRHLNLTRAEEEKYYKEHGKDFEVPEQVHLSEILIPTPDNATDAQVAAAQQKADAVEAKLKGGANFADTAKADSGGPTAAAGGDLGDFKRGMLGDVLEKATFSLPAGSYTQPIRTRQGFVILKVDSHQQAGIPPLETVERQVEEAIYFQQLQPALRAYLTKAREDAYIDIKPGFVDSGAAKQQTKPEFTAYAPPPPKKKTVKKQRVEQEKAARAQADLAAAREKEAQKQAAKAAVASGGKAPKKQKIHREKIRYGQAPEKALPGGTTQTAEAGNDAQPLGQTAGAAMAPSESVTTLTTGTGADENSTDALAPKPVAERKTRFTDREKETEAARAEQKVSKAEVKASKRPVAATSQQTADEKTRAAPLGLNGNTGKKKKAKVKRVKGEPKERMQEKPKPVDTTPTVAPTVNPALGGTAPAAQDAPANQAPAAGTQAPAPGTATPQ